In Symphalangus syndactylus isolate Jambi chromosome 9, NHGRI_mSymSyn1-v2.1_pri, whole genome shotgun sequence, the genomic stretch TCTCTGAGAATGAAAGAGAttttggggatggggatggggaaggaacgaagaggagggagagggggagatggGAAAGGGAGGCAAGAGAGGAGAGGTAGGGAGAATATACACCAGCAAAGCAACAGCaggaattttaaaaggtaaaacgGAAGATTCACAGACAGTAGAAGCAGCATAGGGTGACATTACAGAGGAAGGCCACCACACAAAACCCACTAACCCCCAAGAATCACTGATTCACTAGGACTGCAGGAATGGGACTGTACCACTCCAGACTAGAGATAGAGCACAGATAAGACAAAGGACAAAACAACTACATTAGCTTAGTATATACTGCATATAGAAACACACATTGAAACTGCAATGGGACTGACAGCCAAGGACACGTACACATTGTACACATTACAGTTCTCACATCTGTTATTAGATGCCTTAACAAACAGCTGCCAAAAATGAAGTGGAAGAAGAATTTATACTTGACAGTCATTTGGAGTGTTTGACACCACACTGATTTCTGGCAACAAAGacaaaataggattttttttctttttctttttccttttttttctttttttttttttttttacttaatgtgCAGTTTTCAGTTGCAGTTATCTGTCTGAAGCTTATTAACccattctttagttttaaaacttACTGGTTTCAACCCAGAAATAAGaaccaaagggaaagaaattccATCAAATCAAACCAATCCCCCAAAATACAACCTTCCTTTTTTtaagcaagaaatgaaaaaaaccaaaaacatgttaagtattttccttcttttactcTGAAGTGTTATTGAAGTTGCAAAATTAGCCTCAGTTAGACTgagtaaggaaaacaaaaagctaaACAAAAGGCAGTATGTACCTAAACTGCTCCTCAAATCAGTTTGATTGAGTTTTCCAGCAGCCCCTTTAAAAAGGGCTTTACTGACCCATTAAATTTAATGTGAGGCTATGTTTGTTAGTTGGGAGGTAAAAAATTTTAAGTCCTGCAGCAAACGTTAATGAGGGCTTTGTCTTAACTAACCAAGGAGACTGCAGCAACGGACTCCAGACCAGGacagaacacatttttttttttcccccaaaacccAGCCCAGGAGCTGCATTTTGTATGAAGACATTACAGATTAATAAATGATAGCACCATGGTTTTAGAAATTAAGTTAATGTTTCAGTAATTAACATTTAGtccgacttttttttttaaacattctagTCACAGGCCAGAAATTAAGTTTAAGAacccaaattatttttatgtgcaagtaagaaaatcttaaaatcttAACCgtaaaaagagaattaaattctgcataaaattctaaaatactaTTCCccctattttttaaaggaattaggaacagaaacaaaaaaccacccCATTTCATTTGACTTAGTCAAACAGGGCACATTGTTTATGCTTGTCTCTTTCCATCTTGATCATATCAAGATCTTTATGAAGAAACCCCAATGGTTGTCACTTGAGAACTCTCTTGACCACAAGACTGAGTATTCTATGGCAGAGGCATATACACATGAAAGACATCTTAATAAAGATGCAAAGGAAAGCAAAACAACCCAACACACATCTTAGAAGAAGACAAAACGGCAGGCAACTGGTCGTCTGACCCTctgaaggcaaaaaataaacatatctttACACGAAAGAATAAGTCAGGTGAAAGAAAGAGGGAGTGGAATGGGGACCGTCGTGGCGAGAGAAGACGCTGACCTGCTCGAattcaaagtgctagaattaaagGTCTAAACGAAAATGCCGACGATGCCTCCTCCAAGCGGGGCCTGGCCGGGCCCCGGACGGGCGGCGCCTCAGTCCTCCTTGCGCTCCAGAGTCTGTGCCGCATGGATGCCGTTGCTGTAGACGGGGAAGGGCAGCGTGGAGAAGAGTCCCTCGGCCGTGGTGAACACGTTGCCGGCGGGCATCTGCGTCAGGCTAGCTGCGCTCACTGCACCGCCGAACGGTCCTGACATGTTGAGCCGGTGCACGTGGTGGTAGAGCATCTCCATGGGCGTCTTGGGGTCGAGGCCAAAGCCGGGGCTGTTAACGTCCACGAAGTTAACAGCGTGAGCGTTGGGCAGCAGGTTGCTCTGCATGGCCAGGGTCACCTCGGCGGGCGCGTAGCGGATGGTGCCCGTGGTGTAGACCCTCTGCGCGGCCGTGCTGGTGGCGGCCAGGGTCCCGGTCACCCTGTGCACCAGCGGGAGCACGACGTTGCCCGCCTGCAACCTCTGCAGCGCCTCCAGGTCCCCAGTGTACAGCAAGGAGTTGGACGCACTGGGGCCgccacccccgcccccgccgccgttCCCGGGGTGCTTGTCCCGCGGGGACGCCGAGAGCGGGGGTGACAGCGGGTCGGAGGCGACGGGGGCCAGGGCCGCGGTGGCCGAGGCGCCGAACTGAGTCTTGCGGGCGGCCGCGCCGTCGGCGCCGGGCGGGGTGAGGACCGAGTCGGGGATGGCCACGTGCagccccccgccgccgccgccgccgccacccccACCACCGCCGCCGCCCTGCGGGGACGGGAAGTGCTCAGAGCTGGGGGGCTTGGTCATGCTGTAGGGGGACTCGTTCCTAGAGATCTCCCGGTTGGGCGGGTAGTTCCAGATGCTGCTGTCGTTGTCGAAATTGATGGGTTCCGAGATCTCCGTCTTGATCTTGAGCACCGAGGCACTGTTGGGGGAGGACAGCAGCCGCGGGGGTTCCACCAGGCCCGCGTCCAGGCCGCCTGGGCTCGACGCGCTGGACAGGCGCCGGCGGCTGGCGCTGCCGCCCTTCTGCCGTTTCCGCCTTTTCTTGCGCTTCTGGTGCTTGCTGGAGGCCTGCGCGCCTGCCTCGCCCGCGCTGTCCGAGTCCTTGGCGCTGTCGGACGTGAGTGACTCGCAGTTCTGCAGCCGCAGGTCCGACTCGCTCTCCACGTAGCGCTCCACCTTGATCTGCATCGGGCCCAGAGCACCGAAGCCGTCCTCGCCCGCCTTGGGGTTCTCAAAGTCCGAGTGCTCGAAGCTGTCGTCGCTGTCGCGGCTGTCCGGGTTACTGGAGCTGTGGCCGTCGTCGTTGCAGTTCATGTCGTTGTCACACGCGTTGCCCGACTTCTTCCGGTCGGGCTCCGGGTCTTCGCTGTTCTCGGACTGGTTCCCCTTCTCGTCGGACTTGGAGTTCTCGTTGTCCTCTGTGTGGGGCCGGGGGCCGTCGGTGGCGGGGgcggagagagaagagagagaagacaccAGGTTAGCGGGGCGACCCAGCCTGTCACCTGCAGGGGCTGGGGCGGGGAGCAGGGCAAGTGTCCGTCCTCATCACGGGCTTCTCCATCACCTTCAGAGGACTTAAAGCCTGGGCTTTCTCTCTGCTGAGGGCCTGGGTTAGCTGGACGGTTACTCAAAGTGTGGGCCAGCGGCATTGGCAATCATCTGGACACCCGTTGCAAATGCAGACTCTCTGCTCCCACCCAGGTAGACTGAATCAGGTTCTGCACTGGAATGTGACCCCCAGGTGATTCTCAGGCACATTCAAGTTTAAGAAGTCCCACAGAGATACTCAGGAAGTCAGGTTAAATAACCTGGATTAAGGTGTGACACAGAAAAATGATGGCATGCAAGGTGACTTTCTGAAGAGTCTGCATTTTCCCTTGGTGAATATTTGTTGATTACTGAGAGCCACTCTCCCTCTTTCTATTCCTTAAGTTATTCTCCCCCACAGCACTTACCACCATCTGATTCActgtatatctttatttttattatttattattattatttttggcagggtctccctctctccctcaggctggagtgcagcggggtggtcactgctcactgcagccttgccctccccagctcaagtgatcctcttgcctcagcctcccaagtggctaagaccacaggtgcccactaccacacgtggctgatttttgtatttttttttttttattttgtagagacagggtcttgccatgttgcccaggctggtctcaagcgcCTGGACTCTAGCaatgtgcccacctcagcctcccaaagtgctgggattacaggcatgagccactgtgctgccTTACtgtatattttagttttatttacttGTCTCTTCCTCCCAGTCACTGGGCTaggaatttttctttgttttgttcacaaCTATGCACTATATTAAAAAGGGGTAGAGACTACCAATTCTAGAACTTTTTATGTCTTTGTCAAGAACTTTCGAATTAACGCAATTTAGGGACAGGAAGACAATGAAGATCTGCCTTGAGTGCTCTGCCCTCCTTCTGCCTCCCTGAAGCTGGGTCTGGAGGAAGGGATACATGTTTACAATGCTGGAGCGCAGGTGCCCTCATGATAGGGGGTTGTCAGGAAAACCTAGCTGCCACATTTTTGAGAGAATAGATTTTTCCAGTAATACAGTCTCTGAAGATTGAGGGATGAAGCCTGACTGGCAGCCTGGACTAGAAGCTGTGGTCATTGCCTCCCTTCCTGTAGCAGAAGAGGTAGGGTTAGAAGAGGTTTAGGATTTTCTTGCAGCTGTAAAATCCTACAAGTTTGGTGCCCCCTGGCCTTATGTGTGTCTCTGGAAGAGGGCTGGGGATGGGaagaaaagcatatttttataCTAATTTTCTGTGTCCCAAAGAACTACTCAGGAAGTCTGCttccccaaaagaaatgaaaatgcatgCGTTTGTTCTGCATAGATTCAGGAAATAAGTAACAGTCCAGCACCCTGAAAGAGGCATTGATTGATGCCATTAAGTATCCTACTTTAGAGGCTCAGTCCCAGCTTGGGAGGAATGTGAATATTTGGGGCTCAAAGTCACAGACTCTCTTGGAGCTGGCCCTAGTATCTGCCTCTAGTAGAGGCTGAGAGCTAGCTATGAGGTTAGGGCAGGGCTCCTTCTGTATGGCCAGTGGATTGACATTAAGTGATTGCTAATAGCAATCAATctctttctgtatatttaaaGAAAGAGATCTGTCAGATCTCAAAAGATCTCTTtcttctgtgtgtatatatacacacaaaacatatatatacacatatgtacacacacatgtatttatCCAGCACTACATATCTCTATGTATTGTGTGTATATTACCTACGTAGTACATACAGGTATATAGTGGTGTACAATTATATATACGAGTGtgtggagagaggcagagactcAGTAATAACTTGATGTGACATATGTCTCTCTGAAATGTGACCAGTTGCTTTGCCTCTGATGATGGCCCTCTGGCCGTTGCCCACCCCCCGTGTGTGGTGGGCAAGCTTCACTGCAGAACATGGAGAAGAAGGAATAATACCTGTAATACCTGAGGTGTCTTTAGAGTCTGACTCAGAGTCGGATGTCTCCGAGGATTCGGAAGTTTTCTCCGGCAGATGGGGGAGCTGTGCGATGTCCATGGGTGTGTCCTTGTATTCAGGATTGCTGTGGGAGGGAGGCACTGGTCAGGAGTGCAGACACCCATTCTGCATGGTTTGTTTGGACCATCTTCTCCCCCACTTCTTTGTCCCAGACTTCTGGAGTTTAGAAAGTTTCAAAGACTAAACATGAAATCATTTCTCAGCTCTTCATGGGATTTTATGGAAGCTTGGCTTGCATGTGCCAAGGTACAGGTGCACCCTGCTGCAACGATCGAATACCCAAATGCTCCCTGAAAGCCATGGAGAAGCTTTTAAATAATCAGGTACCACTGGGGGTCAGGGAACTGTGCTGCTTGACAGTacacctgggggaagggaggatgAGAAGTACTCTCAACAATTCATTCCCATGACTCCTGGTGTGTCATGTCTTCTCTTGGGCTCCTAATGAGTCCATGGCCTCAGTACCTTTGTTTTGGGCCCTTGATGTAGCTTCTCAGCCGCTCAGATGGCCCCCACGCTATTGGTGGGGAGGCAGAGCCCTTGGTGCCGATCTGACAGATGCACAGGTGCACCTTGGGATGCATGGATTATGGCTACCGAACTGTCAACACACCCATTACAATCACATTTTCATCTGCTCatgtggtgtacacctgtggctTGTTAGCTGGAAATCTGATTGCAGTGGGGAGAGTCCCAGTGTGAAAGAGGCCCTAACAGAAGGGATCTAACCTCACTTGCACAAATGTGCttaatttttgttctatttttagtttggaAACAAGGCTCTTTTGGAAGAGAGAGCATGTTAAGTCAGTTTGACCTGTCTTCTGGAAATGCCACTCCAAGGCCACCTGATGTATGAGGAGAGTAGGCTCCTGTAATCTGAAGGCACAAggaaatcctcctgcttcaaaaTGGGAAATGCCTCTTCTATTTTTCCATGATGGCTAGCCAAGCAGAGGCTTAAAATTGATGATTACTGACTCATTTGCTAATCTCTAGTGAAATTCCTGTAGTAAAGAGTCA encodes the following:
- the NPAS3 gene encoding neuronal PAS domain-containing protein 3 isoform X12 is translated as MAPTKPSFQQDPSRRERLQALRKEKSRDAARSRRGKENFEFYELAKLLPLPAAITSQLDKASIIRLTISYLKMRDFANQGDPPWNLRMEGPPPNTSVKGIQMWKSELCMRKTPCEGAQRRRSPSALAIEVFEAHLGSHILQSLDGFVFALNQEGKFLYISETVSIYLGLSQVELTGSSVFDYVHPGDHVEMAEQLGMKLPPGRGLLSQGTAEDGASSASSSSQSETPEPVESTSPSLLTTDNTLERSFFIRMKSTLTKRGVHIKSSGYKVIHITGRLRLRVSLSHGRTVPSQIMGLVVVAHALPPPTINEVRIDCHMFVTRVNMDLNIIYCENRISDYMDLTPVDIVGKRCYHFIHAEDVEGIRHSHLDLLNKGQCVTKYYRWMQKNGGYIWIQSSATIAINAKNANEKNIIWVNYLLSNPEYKDTPMDIAQLPHLPEKTSESSETSDSESDSKDTSGITEDNENSKSDEKGNQSENSEDPEPDRKKSGNACDNDMNCNDDGHSSSNPDSRDSDDSFEHSDFENPKAGEDGFGALGPMQIKVERYVESESDLRLQNCESLTSDSAKDSDSAGEAGAQASSKHQKRKKRRKRQKGGSASRRRLSSASSPGGLDAGLVEPPRLLSSPNSASVLKIKTEISEPINFDNDSSIWNYPPNREISRNESPYSMTKPPSSEHFPSPQGGGGGGGGGGGGGGGLHVAIPDSVLTPPGADGAAARKTQFGASATAALAPVASDPLSPPLSASPRDKHPGNGGGGGGGGPSASNSLLYTGDLEALQRLQAGNVVLPLVHRVTGTLAATSTAAQRVYTTGTIRYAPAEVTLAMQSNLLPNAHAVNFVDVNSPGFGLDPKTPMEMLYHHVHRLNMSGPFGGAVSAASLTQMPAGNVFTTAEGLFSTLPFPVYSNGIHAAQTLERKED
- the NPAS3 gene encoding neuronal PAS domain-containing protein 3 isoform X15, whose product is MAPTKPSFQQDPSRRERLQALRKEKSRDAARSRRGKENFEFYELAKLLPLPAAITSQLDKASIIRLTISYLKMRDFANQGDPPWNLRMEGPPPNTSVKVIGAQRRRSPSALAIEVFEAHLGSHILQSLDGFVFALNQEGKFLYISETVSIYLGLSQVELTGSSVFDYVHPGDHVEMAEQLGMKLPPGRGLLSQGTAEDGASSASSSSQSETPEPVESTSPSLLTTDNTLERSFFIRMKSTLTKRGVHIKSSGYKVIHITGRLRLRVSLSHGRTVPSQIMGLVVVAHALPPPTINEVRIDCHMFVTRVNMDLNIIYCENRISDYMDLTPVDIVGKRCYHFIHAEDVEGIRHSHLDLLNKGQCVTKYYRWMQKNGGYIWIQSSATIAINAKNANEKNIIWVNYLLSNPEYKDTPMDIAQLPHLPEKTSESSETSDSESDSKDTSEDNENSKSDEKGNQSENSEDPEPDRKKSGNACDNDMNCNDDGHSSSNPDSRDSDDSFEHSDFENPKAGEDGFGALGPMQIKVERYVESESDLRLQNCESLTSDSAKDSDSAGEAGAQASSKHQKRKKRRKRQKGGSASRRRLSSASSPGGLDAGLVEPPRLLSSPNSASVLKIKTEISEPINFDNDSSIWNYPPNREISRNESPYSMTKPPSSEHFPSPQGGGGGGGGGGGGGGGLHVAIPDSVLTPPGADGAAARKTQFGASATAALAPVASDPLSPPLSASPRDKHPGNGGGGGGGGPSASNSLLYTGDLEALQRLQAGNVVLPLVHRVTGTLAATSTAAQRVYTTGTIRYAPAEVTLAMQSNLLPNAHAVNFVDVNSPGFGLDPKTPMEMLYHHVHRLNMSGPFGGAVSAASLTQMPAGNVFTTAEGLFSTLPFPVYSNGIHAAQTLERKED
- the NPAS3 gene encoding neuronal PAS domain-containing protein 3 isoform X11, with the protein product MAPTKPSFQQDPSRRERLQALRKEKSRDAARSRRGKENFEFYELAKLLPLPAAITSQLDKASIIRLTISYLKMRDFANQGDPPWNLRMEGPPPNTSVKGIQMWKSELCMRKTPCEVIGAQRRRSPSALAIEVFEAHLGSHILQSLDGFVFALNQEGKFLYISETVSIYLGLSQVELTGSSVFDYVHPGDHVEMAEQLGMKLPPGRGLLSQGTAEDGASSASSSSQSETPEPVESTSPSLLTTDNTLERSFFIRMKSTLTKRGVHIKSSGYKVIHITGRLRLRVSLSHGRTVPSQIMGLVVVAHALPPPTINEVRIDCHMFVTRVNMDLNIIYCENRISDYMDLTPVDIVGKRCYHFIHAEDVEGIRHSHLDLLNKGQCVTKYYRWMQKNGGYIWIQSSATIAINAKNANEKNIIWVNYLLSNPEYKDTPMDIAQLPHLPEKTSESSETSDSESDSKDTSGITEDNENSKSDEKGNQSENSEDPEPDRKKSGNACDNDMNCNDDGHSSSNPDSRDSDDSFEHSDFENPKAGEDGFGALGPMQIKVERYVESESDLRLQNCESLTSDSAKDSDSAGEAGAQASSKHQKRKKRRKRQKGGSASRRRLSSASSPGGLDAGLVEPPRLLSSPNSASVLKIKTEISEPINFDNDSSIWNYPPNREISRNESPYSMTKPPSSEHFPSPQGGGGGGGGGGGGGGGLHVAIPDSVLTPPGADGAAARKTQFGASATAALAPVASDPLSPPLSASPRDKHPGNGGGGGGGGPSASNSLLYTGDLEALQRLQAGNVVLPLVHRVTGTLAATSTAAQRVYTTGTIRYAPAEVTLAMQSNLLPNAHAVNFVDVNSPGFGLDPKTPMEMLYHHVHRLNMSGPFGGAVSAASLTQMPAGNVFTTAEGLFSTLPFPVYSNGIHAAQTLERKED
- the NPAS3 gene encoding neuronal PAS domain-containing protein 3 isoform X10, which gives rise to MAPTKPSFQQDPSRRERITAQHPLPNQSECRKIYRYDGIYCESTYQNLQALRKEKSRDAARSRRGKENFEFYELAKLLPLPAAITSQLDKASIIRLTISYLKMRDFANQGDPPWNLRMEGPPPNTSVKVIGAQRRRSPSALAIEVFEAHLGSHILQSLDGFVFALNQEGKFLYISETVSIYLGLSQVELTGSSVFDYVHPGDHVEMAEQLGMKLPPGRGLLSQGTAEDGASSASSSSQSETPEPVESTSPSLLTTDNTLERSFFIRMKSTLTKRGVHIKSSGYKVIHITGRLRLRVSLSHGRTVPSQIMGLVVVAHALPPPTINEVRIDCHMFVTRVNMDLNIIYCENRISDYMDLTPVDIVGKRCYHFIHAEDVEGIRHSHLDLLNKGQCVTKYYRWMQKNGGYIWIQSSATIAINAKNANEKNIIWVNYLLSNPEYKDTPMDIAQLPHLPEKTSESSETSDSESDSKDTSGITEDNENSKSDEKGNQSENSEDPEPDRKKSGNACDNDMNCNDDGHSSSNPDSRDSDDSFEHSDFENPKAGEDGFGALGPMQIKVERYVESESDLRLQNCESLTSDSAKDSDSAGEAGAQASSKHQKRKKRRKRQKGGSASRRRLSSASSPGGLDAGLVEPPRLLSSPNSASVLKIKTEISEPINFDNDSSIWNYPPNREISRNESPYSMTKPPSSEHFPSPQGGGGGGGGGGGGGGGLHVAIPDSVLTPPGADGAAARKTQFGASATAALAPVASDPLSPPLSASPRDKHPGNGGGGGGGGPSASNSLLYTGDLEALQRLQAGNVVLPLVHRVTGTLAATSTAAQRVYTTGTIRYAPAEVTLAMQSNLLPNAHAVNFVDVNSPGFGLDPKTPMEMLYHHVHRLNMSGPFGGAVSAASLTQMPAGNVFTTAEGLFSTLPFPVYSNGIHAAQTLERKED
- the NPAS3 gene encoding neuronal PAS domain-containing protein 3 isoform X9 gives rise to the protein MIRIFPDFSVQVTAAAAGGAAAGVPAGAGMGRAGAAANGTPQNVQGITSYQQRLQALRKEKSRDAARSRRGKENFEFYELAKLLPLPAAITSQLDKASIIRLTISYLKMRDFANQGDPPWNLRMEGPPPNTSVKVIGAQRRRSPSALAIEVFEAHLGSHILQSLDGFVFALNQEGKFLYISETVSIYLGLSQVELTGSSVFDYVHPGDHVEMAEQLGMKLPPGRGLLSQGTAEDGASSASSSSQSETPEPVESTSPSLLTTDNTLERSFFIRMKSTLTKRGVHIKSSGYKVIHITGRLRLRVSLSHGRTVPSQIMGLVVVAHALPPPTINEVRIDCHMFVTRVNMDLNIIYCENRISDYMDLTPVDIVGKRCYHFIHAEDVEGIRHSHLDLLNKGQCVTKYYRWMQKNGGYIWIQSSATIAINAKNANEKNIIWVNYLLSNPEYKDTPMDIAQLPHLPEKTSESSETSDSESDSKDTSEDNENSKSDEKGNQSENSEDPEPDRKKSGNACDNDMNCNDDGHSSSNPDSRDSDDSFEHSDFENPKAGEDGFGALGPMQIKVERYVESESDLRLQNCESLTSDSAKDSDSAGEAGAQASSKHQKRKKRRKRQKGGSASRRRLSSASSPGGLDAGLVEPPRLLSSPNSASVLKIKTEISEPINFDNDSSIWNYPPNREISRNESPYSMTKPPSSEHFPSPQGGGGGGGGGGGGGGGLHVAIPDSVLTPPGADGAAARKTQFGASATAALAPVASDPLSPPLSASPRDKHPGNGGGGGGGGPSASNSLLYTGDLEALQRLQAGNVVLPLVHRVTGTLAATSTAAQRVYTTGTIRYAPAEVTLAMQSNLLPNAHAVNFVDVNSPGFGLDPKTPMEMLYHHVHRLNMSGPFGGAVSAASLTQMPAGNVFTTAEGLFSTLPFPVYSNGIHAAQTLERKED
- the NPAS3 gene encoding neuronal PAS domain-containing protein 3 isoform X6; translated protein: MIRIFPDFSVQVTAAAAGGAAAGVPAGAGMGRAGAAANGTPQNVQGITSYQQRITAQHPLPNQSECRKIYRYDGIYCESTYQNLQALRKEKSRDAARSRRGKENFEFYELAKLLPLPAAITSQLDKASIIRLTISYLKMRDFANQGDPPWNLRMEGPPPNTSVKVIGAQRRRSPSALAIEVFEAHLGSHILQSLDGFVFALNQEGKFLYISETVSIYLGLSQVELTGSSVFDYVHPGDHVEMAEQLGMKLPPGRGLLSQGTAEDGASSASSSSQSETPEPVESTSPSLLTTDNTLERSFFIRMKSTLTKRGVHIKSSGYKVIHITGRLRLRVSLSHGRTVPSQIMGLVVVAHALPPPTINEVRIDCHMFVTRVNMDLNIIYCENRISDYMDLTPVDIVGKRCYHFIHAEDVEGIRHSHLDLLNKGQCVTKYYRWMQKNGGYIWIQSSATIAINAKNANEKNIIWVNYLLSNPEYKDTPMDIAQLPHLPEKTSESSETSDSESDSKDTSEDNENSKSDEKGNQSENSEDPEPDRKKSGNACDNDMNCNDDGHSSSNPDSRDSDDSFEHSDFENPKAGEDGFGALGPMQIKVERYVESESDLRLQNCESLTSDSAKDSDSAGEAGAQASSKHQKRKKRRKRQKGGSASRRRLSSASSPGGLDAGLVEPPRLLSSPNSASVLKIKTEISEPINFDNDSSIWNYPPNREISRNESPYSMTKPPSSEHFPSPQGGGGGGGGGGGGGGGLHVAIPDSVLTPPGADGAAARKTQFGASATAALAPVASDPLSPPLSASPRDKHPGNGGGGGGGGPSASNSLLYTGDLEALQRLQAGNVVLPLVHRVTGTLAATSTAAQRVYTTGTIRYAPAEVTLAMQSNLLPNAHAVNFVDVNSPGFGLDPKTPMEMLYHHVHRLNMSGPFGGAVSAASLTQMPAGNVFTTAEGLFSTLPFPVYSNGIHAAQTLERKED
- the NPAS3 gene encoding neuronal PAS domain-containing protein 3 isoform X8, giving the protein MAPTKPSFQQDPSRRERITAQHPLPNQSECRKIYRYDGIYCESTYQNLQALRKEKSRDAARSRRGKENFEFYELAKLLPLPAAITSQLDKASIIRLTISYLKMRDFANQGDPPWNLRMEGPPPNTSVKGIQMWKSELCMRKTPCEVIGAQRRRSPSALAIEVFEAHLGSHILQSLDGFVFALNQEGKFLYISETVSIYLGLSQVELTGSSVFDYVHPGDHVEMAEQLGMKLPPGRGLLSQGTAEDGASSASSSSQSETPEPVESTSPSLLTTDNTLERSFFIRMKSTLTKRGVHIKSSGYKVIHITGRLRLRVSLSHGRTVPSQIMGLVVVAHALPPPTINEVRIDCHMFVTRVNMDLNIIYCENRISDYMDLTPVDIVGKRCYHFIHAEDVEGIRHSHLDLLNKGQCVTKYYRWMQKNGGYIWIQSSATIAINAKNANEKNIIWVNYLLSNPEYKDTPMDIAQLPHLPEKTSESSETSDSESDSKDTSGITEDNENSKSDEKGNQSENSEDPEPDRKKSGNACDNDMNCNDDGHSSSNPDSRDSDDSFEHSDFENPKAGEDGFGALGPMQIKVERYVESESDLRLQNCESLTSDSAKDSDSAGEAGAQASSKHQKRKKRRKRQKGGSASRRRLSSASSPGGLDAGLVEPPRLLSSPNSASVLKIKTEISEPINFDNDSSIWNYPPNREISRNESPYSMTKPPSSEHFPSPQGGGGGGGGGGGGGGGLHVAIPDSVLTPPGADGAAARKTQFGASATAALAPVASDPLSPPLSASPRDKHPGNGGGGGGGGPSASNSLLYTGDLEALQRLQAGNVVLPLVHRVTGTLAATSTAAQRVYTTGTIRYAPAEVTLAMQSNLLPNAHAVNFVDVNSPGFGLDPKTPMEMLYHHVHRLNMSGPFGGAVSAASLTQMPAGNVFTTAEGLFSTLPFPVYSNGIHAAQTLERKED